Within the Candidatus Babeliaceae bacterium genome, the region TTTTATTAGCTCATACAAAATCGTATGCGGATTTTTTACCCCTAAATCTCGTCAAGTAAATTCAAAAAATATTATTCTCGCTGAAATGCAGCAGTCAAAGAAAATTCTCGTATATCATGGGATAGGCAGGGGCGGCACGCTTGAAAGCATAAAGCAACACGGTTTATTATCTCTTAATGAATTATACAAAAGGGGGCTCACTGATAAAAAACCGGTTAGTGGTTCTGTGGTATTTCCCGATCAATATGATGTTATTTATTTCAGGTATAGCCCATCGTATGACGTAAAAAAAGATACAGTAAGTATGGAAGTTGATCTTGGTGCAACGTATGTTCACAATCAAGAATTTAGAGCTTTATGTAATTCTAAATATTGGCAACAATATAAAGACTCGAAAATTTCACTTTCTGCCTTTATTGCGAATCGAGAAAAGGCCGAAGTGATGCGTAAAAATAAACCTCAAGGGTGTACGGTAATTTTTGACCCTATAACATCAGAACCGTTTTATGTTACGTGGGGAGATGCAAGAATAAATAATTATCTGTACGTATATATTCCAGAAGTTATTGTTGAGCAACATGAAATTAAACCAGAAAAGTTAATATTTCAAGAATAACATTGAATTGAAAAGAACTTTAATATTTACACTCTCTAATTAATAAACTTGAAGGGGCGCGGTTTCAACCGCGCCCTTATTACTTGCGACCGACGTACTTTTGTGAATATGCTCGAGGCAACTTGGATTATATTTATTATAGTATGCAGGGGCGAGATTTTTATGAAGCGTTTTTTGTTTTTTGCATTGTTTGTAGCATCACAGATCTTGGGTCATGGATTTGGTCAAAGTACCCTTATAAAAACAAATAAAACTTGTCAGAGCATAGATAGTGTGTGCCGGAACGTATCTGAAAAACAGTATGTTACCAGTTATGATATACGTACTTCTGCGTATACTATCAAGAAAATAAAATCAGCCGGGGTGAGTACAACCAACTGTTATTGTAAAATCTGGTTTGATGAGTGTTTTGATAATGACGATGTGATATGCACGCCGACGCAGGAATTTTATGCACCCATATTGCAAAAGTGGGTATCGGCGTATCAGCTCAAAGTAGGCGATCAACTACTGGGCGCCCATCAAAAATTACACTCAATTGCGCGTATAAAATTTATAAAAAAACCGCTTATTGTCTATTCGCTTGAAATTAAAAAACTTCATAATTTTTTGGTCGGCAGACATGCCATTCTTACACACAATATGCTATTCCCAGTTGGCGCTTATATTGGGTTGAGCGTTGCATTTGGTAGTGGGGCTACAACCGGTGGCACCGCAGGCAGCTTTTTTGGCCCCATTACTTGTGCAGGCGGCATTGTCATCGGGGGCCTTATTGGCGTCGCCATACAACTGGTAAAACGCAAGGGTAAGCTGTCTCATTATGTTTTAGTTTTCGATGCAAACAATATCGAAAAGCATCTGATGCACCATGCTGATCGCAAAGATAATTCTGGTGAAGTAGAGTTTAATAATAGTCCTACACCTTGCGGAGCCGGCCCTGAAGATCCGGATCCAAGAGATCCGAGAAATAGAAATAAAAAAGCTGAAAAAAATAACAAAAATAATGAGCGTAAAAAAAATACACGTGAGGAATTAATACGTGGGATGAATGAATTAAAAAAAATAGGATTTGATTACTCTAAGCAACATGATAAATATCGGTTAACAAAAGGAGATAAAATACATGGAAAGGGTGAATGGATAAATCCTGATCGTCTTCACAATGAGATAGAGGTATGGGATAAGTGTGGGAGGCATTTGGGAGCAATCGATCCCGCAACAAAAGAATGGTTAATGCATAAAATAGCAGATGTGACTAAAAATTTTAGGCCTTAAATGAAAGAAAAAAACATGAGTAAAAATTATTTACCTTCAGAAAAAATAAAACATTGTTGTCCGAGGATGACAGAATTGCTTGATGATTGGCGGTTTCCTATTGACATGGATATGGTTATAAGAAAATATTTTATTCCCTATATGTGGCCACATTCTGTTGAGCTTGGCATTATTTATTGTCCTTGGTGTGGAACCAAATTGCCAAAAGTACTTCATGAGGCTTATTATGAAATTCTTGAAAAAGAATTTGGTATTACTGATCCCCAAGACCCAAATATTCCTCGTGAGTTTAAATCTGAAGAATGGTGGGTTAAACGAGGATTATAGGGCAGCAAGGCCTAAGAGTGCAATAAGGTGCTGGGAAAAAAGAACGTATGTGATAGCACCGAGGGCGAGAAATGGGCCAAACGGGAGTTTGAAGTTTTTTGATTCTCCAAAAAAAATAAGAAGCGCAATGCCGTACAGTGACGCGGAGAGTGATGCGAGAAGAAGCGTCAGCCATACGCCTAAAATGCCCGTGAATGCACCAATTGCTGCCAGCAGCTCTTGATCTCCATCCCCCATGCCTTCTTGATGCCTCGCAAGCCAATATGCTTTTCTTATTCCCCACAAAATTCCAAAGCCGACACAGGCACCGGCAAGACTGTTGTAAAAGCAAATAGGCAGCAGATCCAAGAAACTCAGCAATAAGCCTATGGGAATTAAGTAGAGGCTGCATAAGCGTATAATGAGCATGTGCTCAAGGTCGGTTCTAATGGTAATTATAAGTGCGGAAAAAAATAAAAAATAACTGAGCAAATAGAGGGGGCTTATCAGGGGGTAAGCGAGCCCAAAGCTGATCAGCGTGATAAGTTCTATAGCAGGATATAATAGCGATATTTTTGTTGAACAGTAGCGGCAGCGGCCTTTGAGTTTGAACCATGACAGTACCGGAAAAAGATCATGCCAGGCGATCGTGTGTGCGCATAGTGGACAGTGCGATCGTACCAAAAGTGACGTGCCTTCAATCAATCGGCAGGCAACGACATTTAAAAACGACCCCCAGCAGGCAGCAGCTATTAATACAAGTATTAAAATTGGTCTTCGCCTTTTGCTTTATCGATAAGTTGTTCAATTTTTAATGTTTTTTCAAAATGATGATCAAATTTAAAAATCAACTCAGGTGTATAGCGCGCCTGAAGTGACTGGGCGACGGCTTTTCTGAGAGAGGGCTTGTAGAGTATGAGGATTTTAAGCATCTCATGAAAATACTCTTCACCCTTGGGCGAATAGAAGAAAACAAAACAGGACCCTTTGTCTGGAGAAAGGGTCACCCGATTAACAAAAACGTCCTTGATTCGATTATCATCAAGGGCTGTTTGCATGAAGAGGTTTGAGATGATTCTCAGAAGAGCGGACTCTTTTTGAGCTCTTTTGATATCAGAAACGGAACTGTGTGCCATTAAATTTGTTTGTGGGCCGCCATGCGGATCCAGTTTTGTTTGATGGCGCGCATCATGCGTTTGCGACGTTTTTGGGTGGGAGATTCATAATAAACGATGCGTTTCATGTCGCGAACAATGCCTTCACGTTCAATTTTCTTTTTGAGTTGACGTAGGGCGCGTTCAATGTTGTCATTGACAGAAATGGCGATGTTTGATTTTTTGCTCATGGTTTTTTTAGTGTCCTATCAAAAAATTCAGTATTTATATGTTAATTTTCTTACAACCTTTTCTACTAGGCTATCTTTTTTTTGTCCTTCTGTCTAGTCCCGAAGCCTGTTATTCAATAGACTATGGTATAAATATTTTTATTAAAAAAGGGGATTTCTTAATGCGTTTATATAACTTATGGCCTATTTTTATGCTTGTGGGGGCTGCCCGATTGATTGCTATGGATGAATGTGTAGTGAAGCTGAAGACGGATAAGCGGGAATATTGTATATCAAGAGCTCTACTTGAAAAATCACAAGTTTTTAAAAATATGGCGAAAGATTTTAGTGGTATTTTGCCACAGGAAATTGACCTTGGGTACGCTGGGTATAGCGATAGTGAAATTGCTACTCTTGTTGCCCTCTTACAAGGGACTAAGTCAATTTCTTCTTCGGTTTTATTGCAGCAGCGTATTAATCAAGCAGAGGTTTTGGATAAATTTGAAGTTAAAGGGCTGTTGTGTAATGCCTGTCAAAATATTGTTGATTATAATAACAACTTTCATAATTGTACGTTCTCTTCGGCTGGGCTTGAAAAGCGTATTGCTCAGATGCTATATGCGCAGTACAAAAATAAGATAATACATGAATTACAGAATCAGATTATGCGATCGGCGAAAGTGCTTTCTCCTTGTGGCGTTATGGCAAAAATTTGGGGAAATAAAATTCCGCGAACTATGAGGGTTGTGGGTGATGAGCTCGTTGTTTGTGGTAAAAATTGTTTGTATGTCATGGACGTTGTAACGGGTTCTATTGTGCGATCAAACACAAAGGTTGGGGATGTTCATGCGTTTGTTATAACACGGGACCTGCAAAAACTGATTGCTCAAGTAAATTCTGGAGAGTTGTGTATATATAATTTTGTTACTTTGCAATTTTTGGAA harbors:
- the rpsU gene encoding 30S ribosomal protein S21 yields the protein MSKKSNIAISVNDNIERALRQLKKKIEREGIVRDMKRIVYYESPTQKRRKRMMRAIKQNWIRMAAHKQI
- a CDS encoding ribosome-binding factor A — its product is MAHSSVSDIKRAQKESALLRIISNLFMQTALDDNRIKDVFVNRVTLSPDKGSCFVFFYSPKGEEYFHEMLKILILYKPSLRKAVAQSLQARYTPELIFKFDHHFEKTLKIEQLIDKAKGEDQF
- a CDS encoding Hint domain-containing protein; the encoded protein is MKRFLFFALFVASQILGHGFGQSTLIKTNKTCQSIDSVCRNVSEKQYVTSYDIRTSAYTIKKIKSAGVSTTNCYCKIWFDECFDNDDVICTPTQEFYAPILQKWVSAYQLKVGDQLLGAHQKLHSIARIKFIKKPLIVYSLEIKKLHNFLVGRHAILTHNMLFPVGAYIGLSVAFGSGATTGGTAGSFFGPITCAGGIVIGGLIGVAIQLVKRKGKLSHYVLVFDANNIEKHLMHHADRKDNSGEVEFNNSPTPCGAGPEDPDPRDPRNRNKKAEKNNKNNERKKNTREELIRGMNELKKIGFDYSKQHDKYRLTKGDKIHGKGEWINPDRLHNEIEVWDKCGRHLGAIDPATKEWLMHKIADVTKNFRP
- a CDS encoding prepilin peptidase; translation: MLILVLIAAACWGSFLNVVACRLIEGTSLLVRSHCPLCAHTIAWHDLFPVLSWFKLKGRCRYCSTKISLLYPAIELITLISFGLAYPLISPLYLLSYFLFFSALIITIRTDLEHMLIIRLCSLYLIPIGLLLSFLDLLPICFYNSLAGACVGFGILWGIRKAYWLARHQEGMGDGDQELLAAIGAFTGILGVWLTLLLASLSASLYGIALLIFFGESKNFKLPFGPFLALGAITYVLFSQHLIALLGLAAL